The sequence TCGACGGTATGCAAAACTAAAAGAGACGGAGAGGACAATCGCACCTCCGATGATATAGGGGCCATAAATACGGATGGCATGTTCGGTCCATAAAAGCAATTTCGTCGGAAAAGGGAGCTCCATCCCCGATTGTTCAAAAAAAGATTGAAATTGCGGTACGACGAATGTAATAACAACCGTAAAAGCGATACTCATCGCAATGAGGATAAAGAGGGGATAACGGGTCGCTTTTTTGAGTTTTTGGCGGTTGTCAAAAATCTGCTGCATGATGGATGAGAGTTTGGCGATTGCCGTGCTCAGGGTTCCTGTTTGCTCACCGAGTTCAAACATCGATAGAGAGAGTGTCCCGAGCTGACGTTGATAATTGACGACGGCACGGCTGAGACTGAGACCGCTTTCGATATCGCGGAGTACTTCGGTAAAGATGGAACGTATCATCGGATCATGGGTATCGGTAATACTTTCGGCAAGACAGGTGTTGATCGGCATTCCCGCATCGAGCATCGTGGAAAGCTGATCCAAAAATGCGATGTAGGGTTCGTCTTTTACCCGTCTGTTTTGGATCGGGTTGGTAAAACGACTTTTGAAACGCTCAAACTTCATCGAAAAAGGTTCTGAGACCTCTTTGACTTCTACGGGCACGCCGAGGGATTTATCCCGAAATTTTTTGAGTGCTTCGGCTTTGTGGGCAGCTTCAAAAACAGTGGAACGTTTGTGCTTTCCTTGTTTGTAGCGTACCCGATAAAATTTCACTTACATCTCCTTGGTAACGCGGAGAACTTCATCAAGGGTCGTAATTCCCCCCAATACTTTGCTGAGACCGTCGACGATCATCGGTTCAAATCCCTCTTTTTCCTGTGCGTATCGTGCAATTTCGTATTTGGAAGATTCATCTGAAATCATTTTAGCAATGGTCTCGTTGACCATGAGGATTTCTGATATCAAAATCCGTCCGGAATAGCCGGTATTATTGCACTTTGAACACCCTTGACCGGCATAAAATTTGGCATCTTCAGGAAGCCATCGTTCGATGCGGCGAAGAAGGTTTTTGTGCGGTCGGACTTCATGTTTGCATTCGGTACAGATTTTTCGCACCAACCGCTGTGCTACGATCCCGACCAATGAATCGGCTATGAGATAAGATTGCAGCCCCATTTGAACCATCCGTCCGATGGCACTTGGGGCATCGTTGGTATGAAGCGTCGAGAAAACCAGATGCCCGGTAAGCGATGCCTGTGCGGCAGAATTGAGTGTTTCAAAATCACGGATCTCCCCTACGAGGATGATATCCGGGTCTTGACGCAAAAACGATTTCAGAGCTTCGAGAAAACTAAATCCTACCCGCTCGTTGACCTGTACCTGTTGTACCAGAGGGAGCTGATATTCGATCGGATCTTCAATCGTAAGGACTTTGTTTTCGATGCTTTTGACTTCGTTCAATGCAGCGTATAGAGTAGTCGTTTTACCGCTTCCGGTTGGACCGGTAATGAGGACGATTCCAAAGGGCGCATGGATAATTTCATTGAACTTGTCCAGATTTTTCCCATCAAACCCGAGCTCATGAAGTTTGAGAAGAATTTTTTGCTGGTCGAGGATACGCATAACGATGGATTCGCCGAACAGTGTCGGAGTCGTAGAGAGACGGAAATCGTATTTTCCCCCTGCCACGTCCAGGCTGAACCTGCCGTCTTGGGCTTTACGGCGTTCGGAGATGTCAAGGTTGCCTAAGAGCTTGATCCGTGAAGAGAGGGCCGTATAAATATCCAGATCAAATACGAAAGTCTCTTGCAAAATCCCGTCGACACGTGCCCGAACGGACATTGAACGAAGTTCAGGCTCGATATGGAGGTCACTGGCACGTCGCAAAATGGCATCTTTGATCATCAGGCTAATGAGCTGCATAACGGAACTGGCATCTCCTTCTGCCCCTTTGGACCCCTCGTTATTGATCTCTTTTTTGACTTCGGCAGCGATACTTTGGGTTTTTTTGATGATTTCAAGACGCTGAAAGATATGGGCGATATCTTCACTGAGCGAGAGATAGACTTTGATCGGTTTAGTCGCGATATTGCGCTCTAATGCTTCGAGTGCATCAAAGTTGAGGGGGTCCGATGTGGCGATATAGACGTAGTCTTCATCCTCTTTGAAAGGGATCGCTTTTGCCGCAGTGAGTAATGAAATCGAAAATTTGGCAAGGGAGAGGAAATCGATTTTTTCTCCGAAGAGGTCGACAAAATCGATTTTGAGCTGTTTAGAGAGGAGCAGTGCCATCTCTTTATGCGATATCATCCCCTCTTCGACAAGTACTTCCCCCAGTTTTTTGGTAAATCCGGAATTTTTTTGTTGGGCCAGGGCATATTCAAGCTGCTCTTGGGTGATCAGGGATTCGGAAATGAGCAAATCCCCTAATCGTACTTGTTGACGGATCATCCTCTTCTCCTTAGTTTGGGTTGTTTAATTTCCATGTCCGCAGCAATTCGGAAGCGGCTTTGGAATCTTTATAGTTGAGATAGAGCTCTAAAACCCCTATTGCTTCTGTTTTTTTCCCTTGTGCGTAATACGATTTGGCATACAAGAGCCATGCATCTTCTGCTTCACGGTTTAGCTGATTGGCTTTTTTCGCCCATGTAGCGGCATTCGCATAGTCTTTTTTTGCATAATAATCGCGGGCTACTTCGAGAGCCGTTTCGTATTTTGGACTATTTTGATAGGCTTCAAGTGGAGTGTCTGCTTTTTGGGTATTGACTTCAAATAAACGGTCGTTTTTGGCTGTCGGCACTGATGTAGGAACCGACTGAACAACAGCCGGAGCGGTCGGTACTATAGATTCTGGCTTAACGGCTGCCACCGGTACTGAAGGAGCGGGTGTAACGGTCTGCTCTTTTTTGGTTTGAGTCGGAGGAGTGGTTACCACTGCTTTCTGGAGAGTACCGGAAGCGGACGTTTGCTTGAGTTGCTGATCAGCAGCCGGAACGGACGGCGGAGGAATCGTTGTTTCCGGAATAATAGATGCCATTTTAGCGGGTGTGGATGAGGTTTGAGATGTAAACCACATTTGATATCCGGAAACTCCGGCAATCACAAACAGTATCGTTCCTACGATCATAAAGGAGAGTCGAATGATTCGGCGCTGCCGCGCTCTCTCACAACGGGCTACAAGTTGATCAAAATTATCAATCATGGATAAGCTCCGCATTCATTGCCGCCATCGTGATGGTACACATTGAAGGACGCAGATATTTGGATTTATTATGGGTATTGGTGTAGTGAAGCAGGTGGAAAAGATGGTAAAAAATCTTTTTGAAATTACGAAAATTTCCTGCACTCAGTCGGTGTGCTTTAGCTATAAGTTTCGGATTGATTTCATCGATAATTTCCGAAAATCCCATTTTAATGAGTTCAGAATGGATATAGTTTTTTCCCTCGATTGTGGTGAGAGGAAAAAGTTCGATCACCCGATGCGGACGGCTTTTGAAATGAGGTGCACGTAATATGGCCTCACCTTCGCTTCTGTGCATGGCGATGATAAACCAAAATGCTTTTGAATCGCTCAAAATACGGATAAATTCGCGCATTTCGGTACTGAGCAATTGCGCTTCGTCAATCATAATGAGATGATCAGAATTTTCATAGAGTTGTGTGGCTTCCGTTCGAAGTTGCTCTATATCGCTCCCCTCAACCGTAACCCCTTTGTGGTTTAAGAGTTTTTTGAGTAGGTCGATCGGAGTGAGAAAGGGAGTTTCAATGAAAATGATATCCCGTTTATCCGCCCATATTGTATGAAGATGGTTGAGTAAAAAGCTTTTTCCGCTCCCCGGCTCGCCTATGAGAAAAATGAGTTGCCGAAATGAACTATTGAGAAGATTTTGGATTTTCTCAATCGCTCCGAGGGCACTTTGTACCTCGAAATATTCTTCACTGTTTCGCCGTTCTTCGAATCGGTTTGCCGCTTCAAGCCATTTGGACATAATCAGTTAAACCGTTTTAAAATCGCGTCGTCGATGGAAGGGAAAGCATCCGGTTTCACCAGTGTCGGAGTGATCAGAATAAAGAGTTCACTTTTACGTGTCGAAGCAGTCGAGCCGTGGAAGAGTCGGCCGAGTAACGGAATATCTCCCAGTACAGGGACTTTATTGTCATAATGATAGGTTTTTTTCTCGATCAGGCCGCCGATAAGAACTTTTTGGGCATCTTTGACTTTAACGATGGAGGTCATTTGTTTGACGCGTGTATCCGGCGGCATTGTACGATTGCTGCTGCCTATATCGCTTGATCCCATAGCGGTTGAGGCATTCAGATCTTCACCGAGCAATTCGCTGGTAACTGGATTGATTCGCATAACGATGTACCCGTCTTCCGTCACTTCCGGAATAATATTGAGGGTAAGGCCGACGAAGACGGATCCGAGAGTATTCGTAGTTGTGGCGAGGGTTTGAGTATTTGCCGCAGAGATTGAACCGTTTTGATAGAGATAGCTGAGCTGTTTTCCGACGTTGATAACGGCAGGCTGGTTACTCAGTGTCAGGATTTTGGGGTTGGAAAGAACTTCAACATCTCCGTATCGGCTAAGGAAATCGATAAGCCCTAACGGATCAAAATTTACCCCGAAAGAGTAAACCGGATGGGCAACACCCATGTTGTTATAACTGTTGGCATAATTGCCTTTGAGCGACAGACTAAAATCACTCCAGTTGACTCCGGTCGTGTTGTAGTCATTGTAGGTGAGTTCGATCAGATGCGCTTCGATCATCACCTCCGCATGCATGCGTGATTCAAGTTTCGTCAAATATTGTTGGACGGCTTCTATTTGACGTTTGTTTCCGGTGATGGTGACGACGGCGGCATCGCGGTTTACGAGAGCTTTGTTGATTGCTTCGTTGTACTCTTCGTCGACTTGCAGAATTTGTTGGATATGTTCACGCATCTGATCCCATAAGGTAAATTTTGAGAGGGCATGGACATTGGTGTAATCGGTATTAGAACCGCTGCCGGAGTTGGTTGAGCCAGAGGAACCGCCATAAGAAGACGAACTACTGTTTGAACTACTTGAACCGCTATTGGAGGAAACGCCTGTGTTCGCGCCTGGGCCGACGGTGATCGATTTAGTCGATTCGGTAGTAAGTTGAGACATATTGATGTAATCGATATTGAGATTTACGGTTTTGGTATAAGAGACACGAAGCACCCCTTTGTCTGCATCATACGTATAAAAAAGGTTATGATCATCAAAAATAAAACTAAAAAGTTCTGCAACGGTATAGTCTTGGATATTTACCATATCCAGAGGCTGAGAAAGACGCTCTTTTGCTTTTTGATCTTCAAACACAACGCTGATATGGCATGTCTGTGCAACATCACGGATAAGGTCCATGAGAGTAAGTGCCGATCCGCGATTTTGATAAGCACTGAGGCTGAAGCGTTTGTCTTCGCACTCTTTGGCTTGGAGCAGAGATAAAAGCAGTAAAAGCAGTAACACTATTTTTTTCATGGAGTATCCTTTATACCGAGTACATGACGGGTAGAACTGACGCTGATCATACTCAGGCGGTTGCCCTCTTTCAGACCGACGAAATTATTTTGAATATATGCGACTTCTTGATTGTTGACACGATCTCCGACACGATACCATGCGCCGTTGATAAAGGCTTTATTATTCATTATGGCTGTGACAACGGTAGGGGGGACCGCCGGTACGGCTGTCATCATCGGAGGAGGCGGCAGCAGACCGTTTACGGATGCGGATTTCGGTTTTGCGGTTTTAATAAACGGATCATACATTTGTGCATGCAGCAGATGCAGCCCGCTTAGGCATAACAAGAGCCAGATCGGAATTCGTCTCATAAACCGACTCCCATATAGAGGATGACCGCTTCAAAACGGGGCTTTTCTTCATCGGAACGGATTTGCACGCTTTGAACTTCCACAAGGGTGTTTTGCCCTTCAATAAAGGTTAAAAAGTCGGCAATGGCCGGGAAACTTCCTGTTCCGGTGATTGTGAGTTTTTTGTACTGTTTTACTTTTCCGAAGAACACTTTATCGGTATCAACCGACTCCATGAGCTCAACTTTAAGGCCAAGTCTGACGGAACGCTCCAATAGCTGGTCAAGCATTGCGGCGTAACGTCGATTATCGAAAACAAGGCCTTGAGATGCAGCCATTTGGACTAACAGAGCTTGTTTTTCATCTTCGAGCGATGCGGTATGTGCTTCTTCTTTGATCAGTGCGTTGGTGCTTTGGGTGATCTTTGCCCGATAGGCATCCGGAGAGTTTTCGCTAATCTGTTTTACCAGAAGGGTATTTTGCTCTTGCAAAGAGGTTAATTCATCCAGTGCGTCCGAGAGGTAAAACATCCATCCCATCACTAAAATACCTATGGCACTGCCGATATAGATGAGCCATCTTTGTTGAGCGTTATACCATAGGAGCTGCTCGTCCAGATTATCGAGCTGTACGTCTAAATCGTTCATCGCGTTACCTTTACAAGGCTATTGTACGTGGTTGTGTTATTGTCCAGCTTGATCTCATGGGTTTCGACGTTTTGGTACCCTCTCGCGTAGAGTCCGCTCATGAGCTTGGCAATGTCGTCACGTTTGCGGTAGTCGGAAACGACGAGGAGACTCATCTCTTTGGAACCGTTTTGTTCCATCAGCAGTGTACCGAGGCGGTAACGTCCAAGTTCGGCAGTCGTATCGAGAAGAAACTGCTGACGGGCGGCATGCATGTCGTGGATCAAAGCGGCCGTCTCTTCGGCTCCGTGGTAGAGTGCAATCTCTTCTTGAAGTGTTTTACTTTTATTTTGTTGTTCTTGGAGGCGTGCATTGTTTTGTTTGAGGGTTGATGAGAGCTCTTTTGTCTGATGTTTGAGCGTTTCCAACTGAGCAGTAAGCTCGGTTTGCCGATCTTCTTCATTACCGCTCATCCATCCGACACAGAGTGATGAGATAAGTACAACAAGTAATGCTCCGCCGACAAGTCCTAAAAACTTGCCGCTTTCTCGGTAATACCACGGGGCTTTGCGTGGGTAAGGGGAGAGATTGAACGTATTTTCTTTTGAGGAGAGAAAATAATCGCTGCACAGAGCATCATGAATATCTGTCGGAGCACTCCCCTCGCGTGTAAGTGCGCTAATACGGATATCGTTGACACCGTAAGCGTTAAAAATGCTCTCCAACCCCGGGATACCCGCACCTTCAAAATCGAGATAACAATTGTCGATTCCGCTAAGGCCGAAAAGACCCCGTTTGTGATTGATGGTATGGACGATCCGTTCAATATTTTTGGCGATTCGATCTTGGAGAAGGATATATTTGTTCAGTTCATCAGGGGCATAATTTTCTTCGATAAGCCCTTTTGTGTGGAGGAAGCTTTTGAGCTTCGGTAAATCGAGCCCTGTCTCAACCGCAATGGAAGCGAGCGTTTCAATACTGCGGTGGGCGATGTAATGCCCCTCTTGGTAGATTGCGGCATAGGCCTCTTCGTCTCCCCAATAGATAAACAGATCATTTTTGGCACTTAGATGAGGGTAGAGCGAGTGATAGACCATAAATCCAGGAGTAACCTGATCGATTGCTCCGCATTTGGAGAGGGAATCTGAGAAATACTCATGTGCTTTGGTGTGGGAAAGGGCAAAAACTTCGACTAAGATACTTTCATCGGTTGTAATCGTATGACGGATAAAATCGATCGTGTACTCTTCGTCGCTGTTTAAATTTCCCTCTTCGAACATCCGAATTTCAACTTGAATCCGCAGTTCATTCTCACTGAGACGATCAGAGAGTTTAAGGGTATGGGTACTAAGAAGCGCGAGAGGAATGATAGCACCGGAACGCAGTTCTTTGAGCTCGCGGGAAGTCCCTTCACTCAGTACACCATTCTGGTAGGTACGGATCCGGTCGTGTTCTATGAAAAGAATTTTTTGGTTTTCCATTGCCCTGCTTGCCGCGTTTTTGTTGGTACGTTAAAACGATAAAATTAATAATTAAATTTTAGTTATTGCAGGGGATTATAGCATAACCCGTTCCACTAAAGAGGCGAATAGTGCTGTTTTTATCACCATTGTTAAAAAAAATATTTAATGGGGAGTGTATTAATGTATCCAATGTTACCGAATTGCCATCATGTGGACGGCCTTTAGCGTCAAAACAAACGGTTGTTACATTGGGTGTCATGGTTATGGCGGATTTGATCTCATGTTTCGGTGCATCGTCGCTGGAGAGGGCTGATGGGGTGAGGGTGACACACCCTGATGGATCGAGTGTGTCATTCCCCATCGCGCGGTAGCGAGCCTCTTTGAGTTTGAGAAGCGTATACTGAGCATCCTGACGGGTGTAATCGGGGCGGCTCATGTAAAATCCGATACCGGTGAGGACTCCGATGAGGACAATGACAAAGATCAGTTCAATAAGGGTAAAAGCACTTCTCATGGTCGTTGCAGGCTCCTTCGTTCGAGTCGGATCGGATGGAGAATCTTGGTGTTGGTGCTATCGGACGTCACAATGACACGCATGCTGATCATTCCGTTGGATTCTTCGGATTGGATCGGGGTGTATGCAACATTCGAACAGGTGCTGCCATCGGCTAAATAGTAGCGTTCTATCGTTACGTTGGCATCAAATTTCCCATCCGATGAGCGGACGGTAAGGCTGCCGAGACAGCTTCCGCCGCTGCGGTCATAAGCACTGATCCGCAGTAATGCCGCTTCGGTTGCACTTTGTAGAAACAGCTCGGCCTGTTCGCGCGTGTAGCTGTCGGCGTAGTGTTTGGCTCCCAGTGAAGCGTAGCGCATTGTGATTGTAACGATTCCACCGATAAAGAGGATGATGAGAAGTACCTGAGGCAGACCGAATGCGCGGCGCATTAGAAGACCACCTTTTGTTTGGATAATCGTACCAGATTGCCTCCGCGAACACTGCGGTTTGTATCGATGGCGAGGCGGATCGTACCGTTGATCATTTGGGCGCGGAAGGCATTGACGTTGGTGGAGAGTATACTCACTTTACCGGCTTGGTTGGCAGTATCGGCACAAAAGCTTTCCCCCTTCCATGGACGGTAATCGTCAAAGAGGAATAACGTATTATCCAATGCGGCGTTGCTGATTCCCAGAGCCGTGATGCATGTAGCGTTTTTTACAGGGAGATGTTCTCCGCGTACAACGGCATATCCTGTATCGACTAGGTTGTATTTTTCATAAATGGTCGTTGGAGGAGTCACATTAAATACAATCGTATTATCGGACGTCATCGAAATCGGATAAACGTTTGCGTTACCCTCGTCAAAACTTCCTGAAAAGACAAGAGCAATATCATTATTAGCCCAGTTAAAACTTCCCCATTTAGCGGTTTGGGTATTCTCGATAGCGGTTTTGGAGGTGTCGGGAGTATAGAGGGTGGCAGTTGCATAATTGGAGCGGTTCATATCGACAAAACTGCTGTAATCCCCCGCAAGGTAGCTCTCACTTGCGAGACCGTTCCACTTGAGTAAAGTTTTGGTGTAGAGTGTCCCATCAAGAGGTTCGCAATGTCCGTTTGTATCACACCCTTGTACTGACATCGGAGCCCGATCGTATAAGAGGATACTGATCTGATCAAGCGCCGTTTGCGAATCGATGGAGAGAGTCGTGAGTATTTTCGCTTTTTCGCTTCGTAATGTAATTGCTTCGAACGCTTTGAACATACCAACGGAGAGGATCCCCGTAATGGCAATCGTGATGATGATCTCGATAAGGGTAAAAGCGCGACGTATCATCAGTTCCAATTCCGTGAGTTGATTTGGATATTCCCGATATTAAATGAGTGGTATTGCAGTGCGGTGATACACCCTTTGTGCTGGCTGTCGCTTCCATACCCGACCCGAACGAGAACGTATTTGGTATTGGAGGTTTGGTTTGCTGCTTTGGGGTTGGTGCTTAGAACAGCAGTTCCGATTGTGGCGGGATCATCAACATAGAGTACGGTTGTCCCGATTGCAAAGAGCCCTTTTTTGAGTGTTGCGGAGCAATTTTTGTCAGCCGTGAGATTGGTGTCGTGATAGTCGTCGATATCGTTGCTTTCTGCATCTTCTTTTCCTATAGGTCCGGCATTGTAGGCAGTGGTTTCGATGCAGTTGCGCCCCCCTATGAATCCGCCGATACGATAACCGGACGTGAGATTGCAGTCGTAAGCCGGATTTCCTGCAGTAACGTTTAGGATTTGGGAATTTTGGGTGTTGTTGTTATCCCACGGCAGATTGATAATCATCCCAATCTGAGCCATAGCATCGTACATCGCCTCTTC is a genomic window of Sulfuricurvum sp. containing:
- a CDS encoding type II secretion system F family protein, with amino-acid sequence MKFYRVRYKQGKHKRSTVFEAAHKAEALKKFRDKSLGVPVEVKEVSEPFSMKFERFKSRFTNPIQNRRVKDEPYIAFLDQLSTMLDAGMPINTCLAESITDTHDPMIRSIFTEVLRDIESGLSLSRAVVNYQRQLGTLSLSMFELGEQTGTLSTAIAKLSSIMQQIFDNRQKLKKATRYPLFILIAMSIAFTVVITFVVPQFQSFFEQSGMELPFPTKLLLWTEHAIRIYGPYIIGGAIVLSVSFSFAYRRNPMLRLKTDQYFLKIFIVGKVTYYAMIGRFIYLFNVLTEAGIPMIDALEIAMGVVENNYIKQELQKIPTAIEDGRSLAQGFAESGQFEGMVMQMIKAGESSGSLGTMLGKVNRVYNTRYDYIVDNVATMIEPILIAAIAGFVLVLALGIFLPMWSMVDLAG
- a CDS encoding GspE/PulE family protein, producing the protein MIRQQVRLGDLLISESLITQEQLEYALAQQKNSGFTKKLGEVLVEEGMISHKEMALLLSKQLKIDFVDLFGEKIDFLSLAKFSISLLTAAKAIPFKEDEDYVYIATSDPLNFDALEALERNIATKPIKVYLSLSEDIAHIFQRLEIIKKTQSIAAEVKKEINNEGSKGAEGDASSVMQLISLMIKDAILRRASDLHIEPELRSMSVRARVDGILQETFVFDLDIYTALSSRIKLLGNLDISERRKAQDGRFSLDVAGGKYDFRLSTTPTLFGESIVMRILDQQKILLKLHELGFDGKNLDKFNEIIHAPFGIVLITGPTGSGKTTTLYAALNEVKSIENKVLTIEDPIEYQLPLVQQVQVNERVGFSFLEALKSFLRQDPDIILVGEIRDFETLNSAAQASLTGHLVFSTLHTNDAPSAIGRMVQMGLQSYLIADSLVGIVAQRLVRKICTECKHEVRPHKNLLRRIERWLPEDAKFYAGQGCSKCNNTGYSGRILISEILMVNETIAKMISDESSKYEIARYAQEKEGFEPMIVDGLSKVLGGITTLDEVLRVTKEM
- a CDS encoding CDC27 family protein; this encodes MIDNFDQLVARCERARQRRIIRLSFMIVGTILFVIAGVSGYQMWFTSQTSSTPAKMASIIPETTIPPPSVPAADQQLKQTSASGTLQKAVVTTPPTQTKKEQTVTPAPSVPVAAVKPESIVPTAPAVVQSVPTSVPTAKNDRLFEVNTQKADTPLEAYQNSPKYETALEVARDYYAKKDYANAATWAKKANQLNREAEDAWLLYAKSYYAQGKKTEAIGVLELYLNYKDSKAASELLRTWKLNNPN
- a CDS encoding ATP-binding protein, coding for MSKWLEAANRFEERRNSEEYFEVQSALGAIEKIQNLLNSSFRQLIFLIGEPGSGKSFLLNHLHTIWADKRDIIFIETPFLTPIDLLKKLLNHKGVTVEGSDIEQLRTEATQLYENSDHLIMIDEAQLLSTEMREFIRILSDSKAFWFIIAMHRSEGEAILRAPHFKSRPHRVIELFPLTTIEGKNYIHSELIKMGFSEIIDEINPKLIAKAHRLSAGNFRNFKKIFYHLFHLLHYTNTHNKSKYLRPSMCTITMAAMNAELIHD
- a CDS encoding secretin N-terminal domain-containing protein yields the protein MKKIVLLLLLLLSLLQAKECEDKRFSLSAYQNRGSALTLMDLIRDVAQTCHISVVFEDQKAKERLSQPLDMVNIQDYTVAELFSFIFDDHNLFYTYDADKGVLRVSYTKTVNLNIDYINMSQLTTESTKSITVGPGANTGVSSNSGSSSSNSSSSSYGGSSGSTNSGSGSNTDYTNVHALSKFTLWDQMREHIQQILQVDEEYNEAINKALVNRDAAVVTITGNKRQIEAVQQYLTKLESRMHAEVMIEAHLIELTYNDYNTTGVNWSDFSLSLKGNYANSYNNMGVAHPVYSFGVNFDPLGLIDFLSRYGDVEVLSNPKILTLSNQPAVINVGKQLSYLYQNGSISAANTQTLATTTNTLGSVFVGLTLNIIPEVTEDGYIVMRINPVTSELLGEDLNASTAMGSSDIGSSNRTMPPDTRVKQMTSIVKVKDAQKVLIGGLIEKKTYHYDNKVPVLGDIPLLGRLFHGSTASTRKSELFILITPTLVKPDAFPSIDDAILKRFN
- a CDS encoding prepilin-type N-terminal cleavage/methylation domain-containing protein; translation: MRSAFTLIELIFVIVLIGVLTGIGFYMSRPDYTRQDAQYTLLKLKEARYRAMGNDTLDPSGCVTLTPSALSSDDAPKHEIKSAITMTPNVTTVCFDAKGRPHDGNSVTLDTLIHSPLNIFFNNGDKNSTIRLFSGTGYAIIPCNN
- a CDS encoding prepilin-type N-terminal cleavage/methylation domain-containing protein, which translates into the protein MIRRAFTLIEIIITIAITGILSVGMFKAFEAITLRSEKAKILTTLSIDSQTALDQISILLYDRAPMSVQGCDTNGHCEPLDGTLYTKTLLKWNGLASESYLAGDYSSFVDMNRSNYATATLYTPDTSKTAIENTQTAKWGSFNWANNDIALVFSGSFDEGNANVYPISMTSDNTIVFNVTPPTTIYEKYNLVDTGYAVVRGEHLPVKNATCITALGISNAALDNTLFLFDDYRPWKGESFCADTANQAGKVSILSTNVNAFRAQMINGTIRLAIDTNRSVRGGNLVRLSKQKVVF
- a CDS encoding type II secretion system protein translates to MRKGLTLIELILSMVIIGIVFTVIPRLVMSMNQSTQTTIKEEAMYDAMAQIGMIINLPWDNNNTQNSQILNVTAGNPAYDCNLTSGYRIGGFIGGRNCIETTAYNAGPIGKEDAESNDIDDYHDTNLTADKNCSATLKKGLFAIGTTVLYVDDPATIGTAVLSTNPKAANQTSNTKYVLVRVGYGSDSQHKGCITALQYHSFNIGNIQINSRNWN